The sequence below is a genomic window from Dyadobacter chenwenxiniae.
TTTCAACAGGTCGCCGGCAAGCTCGCCACGGTCAAACAGGGCGATGCCCGGGATTGCCCGGAGCTCACTTTTAACACTGTTCAGCTGATGCTGAGGAACGATTAGGGTCGTGATGAATGTCGTGCCTTTTGTGTTGGATTCAATCAGGTTATCCAGGCCCAACTCAGTTAGTAATGTATCAACAGGAACTGAACCGGATGGTTGGCCGGCTATCCACATTTTAAAATCCCTGAATGCCGATGCATTAAAGCCATTTTTAGCAGCCGCCTGGTCCAGCACATTATAGGTCGCTTCCTTGCGATTAATGTCCCAGAAATCATGCCACCTGCGGTTGCGTTCCAGTTTAAGATTTTGCGGGATCAGGAAGGCACCGGATGAGACGAAGCTGTTGATCTTTCCTTTTTCGCGCAATTGAACAAGATTTTGGTAAACCCGAAAATTCAAGTCCTCCGCCTTAGCCCGGACCGGATTACCGGCGAAAATATAGATCCTTTTTTCAGACTTCGGATCAATGCCCGTCATCGCTTCTTCGCGTTTCCTGAGGTCATCATCCTGAATGCTAAGGTTGTCAAAGCCGCTGTCAAACTCCGTAAATCTGGCAAAGTAGAGAAATATCAAGGTCAAAATGGCAATAAACGCCAGGATAACCGGTCTTGACTTTTCCCGAATTTCAGGAAAACGAAATGTGCGGCTTTCTTTCGGTATTTTCTTATTGTCAAAAGCAAGGGACGAAAGAATAACGGGCAAGGCAATCAATGTAAGAAGTGCTGCTCCCAGCAAGCTGAGCGATGAAAACAGTCCAAAATCCTGTAAAACGGCCGAATTTGCAAAATGCAATGCACTGAAAGCCATCACGGTCGTAAAGCTGCCGGTCAGCAGCGGTCCGCTTACTTCCTTAATGGCTGTTGAAATAGAATTGGTGTGCCTTAAATGTGTAAAAAAATGGAATGCATAATCCAGCAAGATGCCGAAAACCACTGCGCCCGTGGCGAGGGAAATCCCCGAGATCTCTGGCCGGACAAAACCAATGATGCCTAATGCGAAAGTGGCTCCGAACAATCCCGGCAATATAATGTAGAGCGGAATCAGAAATTTGCGGTAATAAAGGATGAGCAGCAGCAAAATGCCTCCCAATGCCATAAACGAAGTAAGATAGGAGTCCCGCTTAACCTGAATTGCATTTCTGGCCGCAATTTCAAATGTCCCGAAATACGCAAAATGATGATGCCGCTGCTGTGTATTCCATCGCGACTTGAAAGCTTCGACATCTTCATACAACGCAACATTTTTTTCGGAATTGCCTGAATCGAAGCTGGTAGCCGCCAAAATGATCATCTTTTTCCGGTCACCCGTGAACATGACACCGTCTTCCAGCACCATTCCATTGGCATTGCTGCCAGCATTCAATTTCCGGAAATAGCGGCCGGTTATACCAAGCGGATCATTGACAATGAATTGTTTAAGGAATGTGCCTCCGGGTGTTGTAAGCTGGTTAAAGGCCGTATTCACCGACGCTTTGACCGAATCCGGAGCCAAGCGGCTGGCAATATGCGTATAATAGGAAGAATCGATCAGCTGCGGGAAATGACCGTACACGAATTGGTAAACATCTTCCTGAACAAATGGCCTTTCGGTCTGAATGTTCCTGATTGCGCCATTGGTATAGCGGATTAAGGAATCAGAAAACGCTTCGGCAAGTAATTTGGCCTCGTCGGACGTGGTTTCCTCAGGAATGTCGAGGGAGAAAACGATCTGGTTAATGATGTTCTTGCTCTCGATCAGCCGGTTAAACTCTTCAAAGCTTTTCCCCTTTGGCAGGGTGGCAAAGATGCTTTCCGTAACCTTTAACCGTGAAATCCCAAAGAGCAAAATACTGATAAGGGCAACCAGACTCAGAAAAAATGCAGGTTTGTGTCTGGAAAGGAACTTATGTAACCTTAAAAGTAAATCTCCGATCATTGAAAGGGGAACGTGAATGTCAGACAAAAGTAAGCAAATGTAAAATTCCGGCAACTTCCGGTGGCACGTTTGCAGATTAGTCCATGTTTGTCAAAACCGTAAAAAAAGATTTATTTTACGTAATATTAATTATGCAAACTATAAATGAATAGTATTTCCTTAGCTCATATCGAGCAGTATGCTTTTGAAAAGAAGGAATTTATCTTAGCCGAAGACGCCCTCAATAAAGTTTCTAAATCCTTTACATTTCTAACGAATTTCTCCAAAGATAAAATTATATACGGAATCAATACCGGGTTTGGTCCGATGGCCCAGTACCGGATCGAGACCGATAAATTGAGTAATCTTCAATACAATCTGATCCGCAGCCATTCCAGCGGCATAGGGAAGCCACTCAACGAAATTTATGCCCGAAGCGTGATGGTGGCGCGTCTGAATTCGTTTTTACAGGCCAATTCCGGCGTCAGCACCGGTGTGATCCGGCAGCTCATAGCGTTTTTAAATAATGGCATCGTTCCCGAAATTTTTGAACACGGCAGCGTCGGCGCAAGCGGGGACCTAGTGCAGCTTTCGCACCTGGGACTGAACCTGATCGGCGAGGGATATGTGTATGAGGCGGGCGTGCGGACCAAAACGGCCGATGTCTTGGCAAAGAACAACATTACCCTGCTCAAAATGGAGTTGCGTGACGGCCTTGGGCTGATCAACGGCACTTCATGCATGACAGGCATTGCGGCTATCAACATTATATATGCTAAAAGGCTGTTGCAATGGGCCGTTGCCGCATCATCGATGCTGAATGAGGTGATCGAAGCATTCGATGATTCGTTTTCTAAGGAATTGAATGCTGTAAAACACCATAAGGGCCAACAGGTGATTGCGCAGCAAATGCGTGATTTTTTGGCTGGAAGTCAGCTTATTCGCAGCCGGGAAGAGCTTTTTAAAGACGATACGGCATTGCAACGGAAAGAATTTGAGCGCAAAATCCAGGAATATTACTCTGTTCGCTGCGTTCCGCAAATTCTGGGTCCTGTGCTTGACACATTGCAATATGCGCAGGAAGTGGTTGAAAATGAGTTGAATTCGACCAATGACAATCCTATCGTCAGTCCGGACGACAACAACGTTTTTCACGGTGGTAATTTCCATGGCGATTACATTTCATTGGAAATGGATAAAGTGAAAATTGTGCTTACCAAGCTCTCAATGCTCATGGAACGTCAACTCAACTTCCTGATGAACAGTAAATTGAATGGCAAGTTTCCGCCGTTTCTGAATGCCGGGACATGGGGCTTGAATTTTGGATTCCAGGGCGTGCAGTTCACCGCAACCTCAACGACGGCGGAAAATCAGGCATTATCAGGGTCGGTTTACGTGCATAGCATTCCAAACAACAATGATAATCAGGACATTGTGAGTATGGGAACCAACAGTGCTGTTCTAGCCAAACAGGTTTTGGAAAACTCATTCCAAGTCATGTCAATCCACATTATGGCCATTTGCCAGGCGATTGATTTGCTGGAACCTGAGGAAAAAGAGCGTTTATCGCCCAATGCTAAATCCATTTACGGCCAGATCCGGCGACATGCGCATTTTGTAAAAGAAGACGTACCTCAGTCTGAAAGTATTGCTGCCGTTTTTGAGTATATCAAAGAAACCCCGTTTCAACTATGAACTGTGCATTGGTAACAGGCGCATCAAGAGGATTGGGGCGTGCCATTGCGGTGCAGCTGGCAAAAGATCACGGACTTTATATACTGATCAATTATGCCTCAAACCAGGCTGCTGCCGAGGAAACGCTTGCTGAAATTGAAGCTAGCGGAGGAGAAGGAGAGTTGCTGCCATTCAATGTTCAGACAAAAGCGGAAGTGGATGAGGCGCTGAACAAGTGGAGAGAAAGAAACGAGGAAAAACATATCAGTGTTTTGGTCAATAACGCCGGAATTACGCGGGATGGGCTCTTTATGTGGATGCCTGAGCAGGACTGGGACGATGTGGTGAATATTTCGGCCAAAGGACTTTTCAATGTTACACAGAATGCAATCCAGCAAATGCTCAGAAAGCGTTCCGGCCGGATCGTGAACATTGCGTCGGTTTCGGGTATGAAAGGGGTTGCCGGACAAACTAATTATTCGGCTGCAAAAGGGGCAATTATTGCAGCCACAAAAGCGTTGGCACAGGAAGTCGCCAAGCGCAAGATCACGGTGAATGCGGTGGCGCCAGGTTTCATCACGAGTGATATGACCAAAGATCTAAATGAGGCCGAATTGAAACAAATGATCCCGATGAACCGTTTTGGACAGGCTGAGGAAGTCGCGCACCTGGTTAGTTTCCTGGTTTCAGATAAAGCCGCCTACATCACCGGCGAGGTAATTAATATCAACGGAGGAATTTATTCATAATTGATGGATCATAGAGTTGTCGTAACCGGAATAGGGATTTATTCTTGCCTGGGTGCAAACCTGAACGAGGTCACGAAATCGTTATATGCCGGCAAAAGCGGGATTGTTTTTGATCAGGTCAGGAAGGATTTTGGCTTTCGTTCCGCTTTAACGGGTATGGTTCCTGAGCCGGATTTGAAAAATTACCTGTCCAGAAGGCAGCGCCTGGGCATGCATCAGCCTGCGATCTACGCATACATGGCAACCCGCCAGGCGCTCGAACTGTCCGGGCTAGAGGTGGATTTCCTCGAAACCACAGAAACAGGCATCATTTATGGCAACGACAGCACCGCAGCATCCGTGGTGGAAGCAGTTGACAAGGCCAAAGAAAAGCACGACACGACATTAATCGGAAGCGGCGCTATTTTTCAAAACATGAATAGCACGGTCAATATGAACTTGTCGACGATCTTTAAGTTGAAGGGCATCAACTTTACGCTCAGCGCCGCTTGCGCGTCTGGTTCACATTCAATAGGAATGGGTTATCTGATGATCAGGCAGGGGTTACAGGACAGGATCATTTGCGGCGGTGCACAGGAGATTAATTCAGCTGCTATGGCTAGTTTTGATGGCCTGGGAACGTTCTCCATGCGCGAATCGGATCCCACAAAAGCATCCCGGCCCTTTGATCGGGACCGCGACGGGCTCATCCCGAGCGGCGGCGCAGCCACCGTCATTCTTGAATCTTACGAAGCCGCAGTGAAGCGCGGCGCTCCGATCCTGGCTGAGCTGATCGGTTACGGGTTCTCATCCAATGGTGACCATATTTCTAACCCAAGCATTGACGGACAAACCCGCTCTCTGCGAATGGCCATGACTCAGGCGGGCATTGCAGCCAGCGATGTAGATTACATTAACGCGCATGCAACGTCTACGCCGGTGGGCGACGGAAGTGAAGCCCGGGCTATTTTTGATGTGTTTGGTAGTAAAACGCCCGTGAGTTCAACCAAATCCATGACAGGTCACGAATGCTGGATGGCCGGCGCGAGCGAGATTGTGTATTCTCTGTTGATGATGCAAAATTCCTTTATTGCACCGAACATCAACTTCGAAAATCCCGACGAAGATTCGGCCCGGATCAACGTCGTGGCACAAACTAAAGAGCAGGATATCAATTGCTTCCTATCTAATTCATTTGGTTTTGGTGGGACAAATTCTACGCTGATTCTCAAAAAGATCGACTGACCGGGTGCGCGGCAGTTGCATAAACTTCGTGACCGGCAGTCCCTGGCAACCATAAATTTGTATTTTTGTTCTGCTCCGTATTCTATTATGGCATTCAATGATTTTTAAGCGGAATTATTGTGCAAGCCTTAGAATTTATTTGAAAAAAGAGCAATATTTTTAAACTATCAGCCAGAATAATCTAATTTTGTAGCCATGTATGTTAACGACGTAAAAATGAGTTGGGAAGAAGTTATCGAAGAAACGAGGGATTTTTTATCTGAGGAGTTTGAGGTGGACCGGAATCTGATTCTTCCTGAAAACAGTCTCAAAGAAACGCTCGATTTGGACAGTCTTGACTATGTGGATCTCGTTGTGCTCATTGAAGAAAATCTTAACATTAAAATTACCGGTGAGGATTTCAAAGAGATTGTAACATTCGGCGATTTCTATCAGCTTGTCCGTAAGAAACTAAATTTGTAGGCATGAGCCGTTGGGATGGTAAGACCAAAGGATCATTAGCGGGTTATAAAATTTTTCTCTTCTTTATCAATACGCTTGGGCTGAACTTTGCCTACGGGCTTTTGCAACTGGTAACATACTATTATTATCTGTTTGCAAAAAAGCAAAGAAGCGCCTTGCTGGACTTTTACCAAAATATCCTTCATTTTCCTGTTGCGAAGGCCAAAAAGCTGGCCAGAAAGAATTTTTACATTTTCGGCCAAACATTGGTTGACCGTGCCGCATTTTTGCTTGGCAAGACCGAGCATTTTACGCATGTTTTTGAAAATGAGCAATATCTGATTGATATCCGCGAAGGTGGAAAAGGGGGAATATTACTGAGTGCGCATCTGGGCAATTGGGAAACGGCCGGGAACTTGCTGAAAGGGCGCGTTACGCCAACCATTAACATTGTCATGCTGGATGCGGAAGTTGAAAGTATCAAACAGTTTATGGACACGTCGACAGGCGGTTCGCGCTTTAAAGTAATTGCGATCAAGGAAGACCTTTCCCACATTATAGCGATTCGTAATGCGCTGGTTAATAATGAATTCATAGCCATCCATTCCGATCGTTATCTCGACGGCGCGAAATTTATTGAACTGGATTTCCTTGGAAAAAAAGCAAAGTTCCCCTATGGGCCATTTGTGATCGCTTCCAAGTTTGATGCACCGGTAACATTTGTGTTTGCAGCAAAAGATGGTAAATACAGCTACCACCTGAGCGCAACAATGCCGATTACCGACAAATTAAAACCAGAAGAAATCGCCAGATTATACGTGGCAGAGCTGGAACGAAAAGTGCAGGAATATCCCGAACAATGGTTTAACTATTTCAACTTTTATGTTTAATGATCGTGCCCCAAGTGTCTATTAATCAATATATTCCGCATAGGGAGCCCTTTATCATGATCAGCAGTCTGGTAAGCGTTACGGCTGAAAGGTTTGAATCGGAATTTGTTATTGAAGAGCATAATGTGCTGGTCGAAAACGGACATTTTACGGAATCGGGACTGCTGGAAAACATTGCGCAAACTTGTGC
It includes:
- a CDS encoding trifunctional MMPL family transporter/lysophospholipid acyltransferase/class I SAM-dependent methyltransferase → MSDIHVPLSMIGDLLLRLHKFLSRHKPAFFLSLVALISILLFGISRLKVTESIFATLPKGKSFEEFNRLIESKNIINQIVFSLDIPEETTSDEAKLLAEAFSDSLIRYTNGAIRNIQTERPFVQEDVYQFVYGHFPQLIDSSYYTHIASRLAPDSVKASVNTAFNQLTTPGGTFLKQFIVNDPLGITGRYFRKLNAGSNANGMVLEDGVMFTGDRKKMIILAATSFDSGNSEKNVALYEDVEAFKSRWNTQQRHHHFAYFGTFEIAARNAIQVKRDSYLTSFMALGGILLLLILYYRKFLIPLYIILPGLFGATFALGIIGFVRPEISGISLATGAVVFGILLDYAFHFFTHLRHTNSISTAIKEVSGPLLTGSFTTVMAFSALHFANSAVLQDFGLFSSLSLLGAALLTLIALPVILSSLAFDNKKIPKESRTFRFPEIREKSRPVILAFIAILTLIFLYFARFTEFDSGFDNLSIQDDDLRKREEAMTGIDPKSEKRIYIFAGNPVRAKAEDLNFRVYQNLVQLREKGKINSFVSSGAFLIPQNLKLERNRRWHDFWDINRKEATYNVLDQAAAKNGFNASAFRDFKMWIAGQPSGSVPVDTLLTELGLDNLIESNTKGTTFITTLIVPQHQLNSVKSELRAIPGIALFDRGELAGDLLKMVKDDFNYLLLVSASIVFLTLLIVYGRIELTLLTFLPMVISWIWILGIAAILGIKFNFVNVIVTTFIFGLGDDFSIFVTDGLLNKYKYGKDSLRSYQSAIALSATTTIIGTGVLIFARHPAIQSIALISVLGICCILFISFVFQPVLFGFFVQNRIARKKAPVTLLPFLISVSSFTYFLSGCLFLHSKLVTILLLPISKLKKKAMLNRSLSFYAKTVIYSGPHVKKNFSGLENLQPDKPVIFIANHTSFLDILLAIMLNPKIVLMVKGWVYNSPFFGPIIRHAGYVYTDDGPEENINKVRTLVADGYSLLIFPEGTRSEDGGIGRFHKGAFHLAEQLKLDIQPILIHGASDVLPKNDFLIRPGALNVRVLPRIRLDDTQWGSQLRDKTKNISAFFKSAFASYKDEMEDTAYLKHKIFTNYVFKGPVLEWYFKIKWRLESKNFAYYNELIGARKNILDIGCGYGYLSFYLHYKNAGRIITGIDYDEEKITIAQQSYHKTNQLSFIYADIMLADLGSPDVIFLNDILHYLSKEKQLKLLDRSALALQPNGILFIRDGITDNGEKHRKTKATEALSTGLFSFNRKEDEFHFFSSADIRDFANKHNMHFEMQEHSAKTSNVLFVLRPMRADFPDNN
- a CDS encoding HAL/PAL/TAL family ammonia-lyase, yielding MNSISLAHIEQYAFEKKEFILAEDALNKVSKSFTFLTNFSKDKIIYGINTGFGPMAQYRIETDKLSNLQYNLIRSHSSGIGKPLNEIYARSVMVARLNSFLQANSGVSTGVIRQLIAFLNNGIVPEIFEHGSVGASGDLVQLSHLGLNLIGEGYVYEAGVRTKTADVLAKNNITLLKMELRDGLGLINGTSCMTGIAAINIIYAKRLLQWAVAASSMLNEVIEAFDDSFSKELNAVKHHKGQQVIAQQMRDFLAGSQLIRSREELFKDDTALQRKEFERKIQEYYSVRCVPQILGPVLDTLQYAQEVVENELNSTNDNPIVSPDDNNVFHGGNFHGDYISLEMDKVKIVLTKLSMLMERQLNFLMNSKLNGKFPPFLNAGTWGLNFGFQGVQFTATSTTAENQALSGSVYVHSIPNNNDNQDIVSMGTNSAVLAKQVLENSFQVMSIHIMAICQAIDLLEPEEKERLSPNAKSIYGQIRRHAHFVKEDVPQSESIAAVFEYIKETPFQL
- the fabG gene encoding 3-oxoacyl-ACP reductase FabG, which produces MNCALVTGASRGLGRAIAVQLAKDHGLYILINYASNQAAAEETLAEIEASGGEGELLPFNVQTKAEVDEALNKWRERNEEKHISVLVNNAGITRDGLFMWMPEQDWDDVVNISAKGLFNVTQNAIQQMLRKRSGRIVNIASVSGMKGVAGQTNYSAAKGAIIAATKALAQEVAKRKITVNAVAPGFITSDMTKDLNEAELKQMIPMNRFGQAEEVAHLVSFLVSDKAAYITGEVININGGIYS
- a CDS encoding beta-ketoacyl-[acyl-carrier-protein] synthase family protein is translated as MDHRVVVTGIGIYSCLGANLNEVTKSLYAGKSGIVFDQVRKDFGFRSALTGMVPEPDLKNYLSRRQRLGMHQPAIYAYMATRQALELSGLEVDFLETTETGIIYGNDSTAASVVEAVDKAKEKHDTTLIGSGAIFQNMNSTVNMNLSTIFKLKGINFTLSAACASGSHSIGMGYLMIRQGLQDRIICGGAQEINSAAMASFDGLGTFSMRESDPTKASRPFDRDRDGLIPSGGAATVILESYEAAVKRGAPILAELIGYGFSSNGDHISNPSIDGQTRSLRMAMTQAGIAASDVDYINAHATSTPVGDGSEARAIFDVFGSKTPVSSTKSMTGHECWMAGASEIVYSLLMMQNSFIAPNINFENPDEDSARINVVAQTKEQDINCFLSNSFGFGGTNSTLILKKID
- a CDS encoding phosphopantetheine-binding protein, which gives rise to MYVNDVKMSWEEVIEETRDFLSEEFEVDRNLILPENSLKETLDLDSLDYVDLVVLIEENLNIKITGEDFKEIVTFGDFYQLVRKKLNL
- a CDS encoding LpxL/LpxP family acyltransferase, producing the protein MSRWDGKTKGSLAGYKIFLFFINTLGLNFAYGLLQLVTYYYYLFAKKQRSALLDFYQNILHFPVAKAKKLARKNFYIFGQTLVDRAAFLLGKTEHFTHVFENEQYLIDIREGGKGGILLSAHLGNWETAGNLLKGRVTPTINIVMLDAEVESIKQFMDTSTGGSRFKVIAIKEDLSHIIAIRNALVNNEFIAIHSDRYLDGAKFIELDFLGKKAKFPYGPFVIASKFDAPVTFVFAAKDGKYSYHLSATMPITDKLKPEEIARLYVAELERKVQEYPEQWFNYFNFYV